In one Corallococcus sp. EGB genomic region, the following are encoded:
- the murD gene encoding UDP-N-acetylmuramoyl-L-alanine--D-glutamate ligase codes for MNPSLSGRKVAVFGLAKSGVAALRLLVQHGAKVTALDARSEDALGDVAKELHARGVTLVTGATPPGLLTRQDLVVVSPGVPLSLPELEAARTSGVPVWGEVELAGRFLEGLRFLGITGTNGKSTTTALTGELYAKAGLRTFVGGNLGRPLAEAALSPGDWDALVVELSSFQLEGIHQLKPTGAAILNLTPDHLDRYANHAEYGAAKARIFMNQQGGSDFAVVNADDAAVMGLATSARVPVYGFSVTGRPVVDAPKLAGLAIAKPGGFELEFAGESYTLTNRSLRGAHNAQNAMAAALLARLGGVATDAVQAGLDSYPGLAHRLESVRVLDGVEWVNDSKATNVDSVLVALKAFAGDVWLIAGGKGKGAPYAPMVEAGRGKVKGVLTIGQDADVLARAYANDAPVHACGTLDAAVRKAREVARAGDTVLLSPACASYDQFKNFEDRGDTFKRLVGALRP; via the coding sequence ATGAATCCCTCGCTGTCCGGTCGGAAGGTCGCGGTGTTCGGGCTGGCCAAGAGCGGCGTCGCGGCGCTCCGGCTGCTCGTCCAGCACGGCGCGAAGGTGACGGCGCTGGACGCGCGCTCCGAGGATGCGCTCGGTGACGTCGCGAAGGAGCTGCACGCCAGGGGGGTGACGCTCGTCACCGGCGCCACGCCCCCCGGGCTGCTCACCCGCCAGGACCTGGTGGTGGTGAGCCCGGGCGTGCCGCTGTCCCTGCCGGAATTGGAGGCCGCGCGCACGTCCGGCGTCCCGGTGTGGGGCGAGGTCGAGCTCGCGGGCCGCTTCCTGGAGGGCCTCCGCTTCCTGGGCATCACCGGCACCAACGGCAAGAGCACCACCACGGCGCTCACCGGCGAGCTGTACGCGAAGGCGGGCCTGCGCACCTTCGTGGGCGGCAACCTGGGGCGCCCGCTGGCCGAGGCCGCCCTGTCGCCCGGGGACTGGGACGCGCTGGTGGTGGAGCTGTCCAGCTTCCAGTTGGAAGGCATCCACCAGCTCAAGCCCACGGGCGCGGCCATCCTCAACCTCACGCCGGACCACCTGGACCGCTACGCCAACCACGCCGAGTACGGCGCGGCCAAGGCGCGCATCTTCATGAACCAGCAGGGTGGCAGCGACTTCGCCGTGGTGAACGCGGACGACGCGGCGGTGATGGGGCTGGCCACCTCCGCTCGCGTGCCCGTCTACGGCTTCAGCGTCACGGGCCGCCCGGTGGTGGACGCGCCGAAGCTGGCGGGGCTGGCCATCGCGAAGCCCGGCGGCTTCGAACTGGAGTTCGCGGGCGAGTCCTACACGCTCACCAACCGCTCGCTCCGGGGCGCGCACAACGCGCAGAACGCGATGGCGGCGGCGCTGCTGGCCCGGCTGGGCGGCGTGGCGACGGACGCGGTGCAGGCGGGCCTGGACAGCTACCCGGGCCTGGCGCACCGTCTGGAGAGCGTGCGCGTGCTGGACGGCGTGGAGTGGGTGAACGACTCCAAGGCCACCAACGTGGACTCCGTGCTGGTGGCGCTCAAGGCGTTCGCCGGCGACGTGTGGCTCATCGCGGGCGGCAAGGGCAAGGGCGCGCCGTACGCGCCCATGGTGGAGGCGGGGCGGGGCAAGGTGAAGGGCGTGCTCACCATTGGCCAGGACGCGGACGTGCTGGCGCGGGCGTACGCGAACGACGCTCCGGTGCACGCGTGCGGCACGCTGGACGCGGCGGTGAGGAAGGCCCGCGAGGTCGCGAGGGCGGGGGACACGGTGCTCCTGTCCCCGGCGTGCGCGTCGTACGATCAGTTCAAGAACTTCGAGGACCGGGGCGACACGTTCAAGCGCCTCGTCGGGGCGCTCCGACCGTGA
- the murC gene encoding UDP-N-acetylmuramate--L-alanine ligase — protein MSSKNVSNKPGSLFKTRHAAHVHFVGVGGIGMSGIAEVLLNLGYRVSGSDLRESDITRRLAKLGATLYEGHRASNLVHADVVVISSAVRKDNPEVLAARQRKIPVIPRAEMLAELMRLKYAVAVAGSHGKTTTTSMVATVLSAAGLDPTAVVGGKVNVLDSNAKLGKSELMVVEADESDGSFLKLHPSIAVVTNIDPEHMDHYGDLETLQSAFVEFCNRVPFYGLNVLCLDNPNVQALLPRIEKRFVTYGSSHMADYRLEGIALDGFTTTFRAFRRDEDLGEFRVRMVGAHNAFNALAVVAIAEEMDIPLETVRGALAEFGGVQRRFTVRGEAGGVTVVDDYGHHPTEVMATLSGARRAFGRRVVAAFQPHRYTRTHDLMKEFATAFNDADVLLVTSVYAAGEEPIPGATGDALAEAIRAHGHRDVTFVEKRADVARALLERVREGDLVLTLGAGDITQVGPDLLNLMGAAKGG, from the coding sequence ATGAGCAGCAAGAACGTCAGCAACAAGCCCGGCAGCCTCTTCAAGACGCGCCACGCGGCGCACGTGCACTTCGTGGGCGTGGGCGGCATCGGCATGAGCGGCATCGCGGAGGTGCTGCTCAACCTGGGCTACCGCGTGTCGGGCTCGGACCTGCGCGAGAGCGACATCACCCGCCGCCTGGCGAAGCTGGGCGCCACCCTCTACGAGGGCCACCGCGCGTCCAACCTGGTGCACGCGGACGTGGTGGTCATCTCCTCCGCGGTGCGCAAGGACAACCCGGAGGTCCTGGCGGCGCGCCAGCGCAAGATTCCCGTCATCCCGCGCGCGGAGATGCTCGCGGAGTTGATGCGCCTGAAGTACGCGGTCGCCGTCGCCGGCAGCCACGGCAAGACGACCACCACGTCCATGGTGGCCACGGTGCTGTCCGCGGCGGGCCTGGACCCGACGGCGGTGGTGGGGGGCAAGGTGAACGTGCTCGACTCCAACGCCAAGCTGGGCAAGAGCGAGCTGATGGTGGTGGAGGCGGACGAGTCCGACGGCAGCTTCCTCAAGCTGCACCCGTCCATCGCCGTCGTCACCAACATCGACCCGGAGCACATGGACCACTACGGCGACCTGGAGACGCTCCAGTCCGCCTTCGTGGAGTTCTGCAACCGCGTCCCGTTCTACGGCCTCAACGTGCTGTGCCTGGACAACCCCAACGTCCAGGCGCTGCTGCCGCGCATCGAGAAGCGCTTCGTCACCTACGGCAGCTCGCACATGGCGGACTACCGGCTGGAGGGCATCGCGCTGGACGGCTTCACCACCACCTTCCGCGCCTTCCGCCGCGACGAGGACCTGGGCGAGTTCCGGGTGCGCATGGTGGGCGCGCACAACGCCTTCAACGCGCTGGCGGTGGTGGCCATCGCGGAGGAGATGGACATCCCGCTGGAGACGGTGCGCGGCGCGCTGGCCGAGTTCGGCGGCGTGCAGCGCCGCTTCACCGTGCGCGGCGAGGCGGGCGGCGTCACCGTGGTGGACGACTACGGGCACCACCCCACGGAGGTGATGGCCACGCTGTCCGGCGCGCGCCGCGCGTTCGGCCGCCGGGTGGTGGCCGCCTTCCAGCCGCACCGCTACACGCGCACGCACGACCTGATGAAGGAGTTCGCCACCGCGTTCAACGACGCGGACGTGCTCCTGGTCACCAGCGTCTACGCGGCGGGTGAGGAGCCCATTCCGGGCGCCACCGGCGACGCGCTGGCGGAGGCCATCCGCGCGCACGGCCACCGCGACGTGACGTTCGTGGAGAAGCGCGCGGACGTGGCCAGGGCGCTCCTGGAGCGCGTGCGCGAGGGCGACCTGGTGCTGACGCTCGGCGCGGGCGACATCACCCAGGTGGGCCCGGACCTGCTGAACCTGATGGGCGCGGCGAAGGGCGGATAG
- the mraY gene encoding phospho-N-acetylmuramoyl-pentapeptide-transferase, which produces MLYLLYELIQNTEAGRVLNFLRYPTFRIVAAGVFALLLGMVIGPRLIARLRLKQHGQSNVREDTPDSHQKKKGTPTMGGALILICIAAGTLLFADLKSRGVWVMILLTFGYGFIGFLDDWLKLSKRNSKGLAGRKKMALQTLFFLIAIFGLMCTWTKADGSFGPTLLIDTRLTLPFVPSHWFNPDLGWFYVVFAWIVIVGTSNAVNLTDGLDGLAIVPTIVSAVTFCVLCYVAGTTLHIADSETVNGVAKLTATPLYRYLGILQVPGGAELAVFCASIVGAGISFLWFNTYPASVFMGDIGSLALGGALGGLAVFSKNEVVSAIIHGIFFAEALSVMIQVASFKMTGKRVFKMAPVHHHFELKGLAEPKIIVRFWIVAILCGGVALLSLKLR; this is translated from the coding sequence GTGCTGTACCTTCTGTACGAGCTCATCCAGAACACCGAGGCCGGGCGCGTCCTCAACTTCCTGCGCTACCCGACCTTCCGCATCGTCGCCGCGGGCGTCTTCGCCCTGCTCCTGGGGATGGTCATCGGCCCGCGCCTCATCGCGCGGCTGCGCCTGAAGCAGCACGGGCAGAGCAACGTGCGCGAGGACACCCCGGACAGCCACCAGAAGAAGAAGGGCACGCCCACCATGGGTGGCGCGCTCATCCTCATCTGCATCGCGGCGGGCACGCTGCTGTTCGCGGACCTGAAGTCGCGCGGCGTCTGGGTGATGATCCTCCTCACCTTCGGCTACGGCTTCATCGGCTTCCTGGATGACTGGCTGAAGCTGTCCAAGCGCAACTCCAAGGGCCTGGCCGGGCGCAAGAAGATGGCGCTGCAGACGCTCTTCTTCCTCATCGCCATCTTCGGCCTGATGTGCACGTGGACGAAGGCGGACGGCTCGTTCGGGCCCACGCTGCTCATCGACACGCGGCTCACGCTGCCCTTCGTGCCGTCGCACTGGTTCAACCCGGACCTGGGCTGGTTCTACGTGGTGTTCGCGTGGATCGTCATCGTGGGCACGTCCAACGCGGTGAACCTCACGGACGGCCTGGACGGCCTGGCCATCGTGCCCACCATCGTGTCGGCGGTGACCTTCTGCGTGCTCTGCTACGTGGCGGGCACCACGCTGCACATCGCGGACTCGGAGACGGTGAACGGCGTCGCCAAGCTCACGGCCACGCCGCTGTACCGCTACCTGGGCATCCTCCAGGTGCCGGGCGGCGCGGAGCTGGCCGTCTTCTGCGCGAGCATCGTGGGCGCGGGCATCTCCTTCCTCTGGTTCAACACCTACCCGGCGTCCGTGTTCATGGGCGACATCGGCTCCCTGGCCCTGGGCGGCGCGCTGGGCGGGCTGGCGGTGTTCTCCAAGAACGAGGTGGTGTCCGCCATCATCCACGGCATCTTCTTCGCGGAGGCGCTCTCCGTGATGATCCAGGTGGCGTCCTTCAAGATGACGGGCAAGCGCGTCTTCAAGATGGCGCCCGTGCACCATCACTTCGAGCTCAAGGGATTGGCCGAGCCGAAGATCATCGTGCGTTTCTGGATTGTCGCCATCCTCTGTGGTGGCGTGGCCCTGCTGTCCCTGAAACTGCGCTAG
- a CDS encoding D-alanine--D-alanine ligase, which translates to MTIGPRGFTPAELKAKRVGVLYGGLSSEREVSLRTGAAVAGALKGLGYDVVEIDVGKDLPARLIAEKVDVAWLALHGRFGEDGCVQGLLEAMFIPYTGSGVMASAVGMDKVYAKEIFIARGIPTPPYRAFSTAEAALAEADRLPFPFPVVVKPSREGSSVGVHICKTREDYTAAVEDAAKFAGTLLVEQFIKGREVQGGVLDNEALGVIEVKAAREFYDYDAKYKAGSGTQYLFPAPLPPDLYARVNEVSLAAHKALGCSGGSRSDVIVTERGDVFLLEINTLPGMTASSLLPKIAAGRGIDFPALCERLLQGASLKA; encoded by the coding sequence ATGACCATCGGTCCCCGAGGCTTCACCCCCGCTGAGTTGAAGGCCAAGCGCGTCGGCGTGCTGTACGGCGGCCTCTCCAGCGAGCGCGAGGTGTCCCTGCGCACGGGCGCCGCGGTGGCGGGGGCCCTCAAGGGGCTGGGCTACGACGTGGTGGAGATCGACGTGGGCAAGGACCTGCCCGCGCGCCTCATCGCGGAGAAGGTGGACGTGGCGTGGCTCGCGCTGCACGGCCGCTTCGGCGAGGACGGCTGCGTCCAGGGCCTCCTGGAGGCCATGTTCATCCCCTACACCGGCAGCGGCGTGATGGCGTCCGCCGTGGGCATGGACAAGGTGTACGCGAAGGAGATCTTCATCGCGCGCGGCATCCCCACGCCGCCCTACCGCGCCTTCTCCACGGCGGAGGCCGCGCTCGCGGAGGCGGACCGGCTGCCGTTCCCCTTCCCGGTGGTGGTGAAGCCCAGCCGCGAGGGCAGCAGCGTGGGCGTGCACATCTGCAAGACGCGCGAGGACTACACCGCCGCCGTCGAGGACGCCGCGAAGTTCGCGGGCACGCTCCTGGTGGAGCAGTTCATCAAGGGCCGTGAAGTGCAGGGCGGCGTGCTGGACAACGAGGCCCTGGGCGTCATCGAGGTGAAGGCCGCCCGCGAGTTCTACGACTACGACGCCAAGTACAAGGCCGGCAGCGGTACCCAGTATCTCTTCCCCGCGCCGCTGCCCCCGGACCTGTACGCGCGCGTGAACGAGGTCTCCCTCGCCGCGCACAAGGCGCTGGGGTGCTCCGGCGGCTCGCGCTCGGACGTCATCGTCACGGAGCGTGGCGACGTGTTCCTGCTGGAAATCAACACGCTGCCCGGAATGACGGCCTCCAGCCTCCTGCCCAAAATCGCGGCGGGGCGAGGCATCGACTTCCCGGCCCTCTGTGAGCGGCTGCTCCAGGGCGCCTCGCTCAAGGCCTGA
- a CDS encoding cell division protein FtsQ/DivIB, with protein sequence MAFGKSKNRRRMDAAPRNDAVKGAVRSHGPSVVKALGLAAATAGLIWGAIELRAWAVVTPRFALESVNFSGLERASRPELLKLSGLTPGQNLWTLDTAALARAMGQHPWVRTVEVTRRFPRGVSVEVTEHAPAALAVLGDLYVLDEEGEPFKRVTPGDGLDLPLVTGVERDAYVADPDAVRSKFREALDVTRAYARLSPGRSDRLSEVRLENTGLALVTATGQEVRLGAGDTEVKLQRLARVRRELSTRGLAAAIIRLDNRARPGWVAVRLSSGSDSERSGGSTQ encoded by the coding sequence ATGGCTTTTGGAAAATCCAAGAATCGCCGCCGCATGGATGCCGCACCGCGCAACGACGCGGTGAAGGGCGCGGTCCGTTCGCACGGGCCGTCGGTGGTGAAGGCGCTGGGGCTGGCGGCGGCGACGGCGGGGCTCATCTGGGGTGCCATCGAGCTGCGCGCCTGGGCGGTGGTGACGCCGCGCTTCGCGCTGGAGTCGGTGAACTTCAGCGGCCTGGAGCGGGCGTCGCGGCCGGAGCTCTTGAAGCTGTCCGGGCTCACGCCGGGGCAGAACCTGTGGACGCTGGACACGGCGGCGCTGGCCCGGGCCATGGGGCAGCACCCCTGGGTGCGCACGGTGGAGGTGACGCGGCGGTTTCCGCGCGGCGTGTCCGTGGAGGTGACGGAGCACGCGCCCGCGGCACTGGCGGTGCTGGGTGACCTCTACGTGCTGGACGAGGAGGGCGAGCCCTTCAAGCGCGTCACCCCGGGTGACGGGCTGGACCTGCCGCTCGTCACGGGCGTGGAGCGCGATGCGTACGTGGCGGACCCGGACGCGGTGCGTTCGAAGTTCCGCGAGGCTTTGGATGTAACCCGTGCTTATGCGCGGTTGTCGCCGGGGCGATCCGACCGGCTGTCCGAGGTGCGCCTGGAGAACACCGGGCTTGCGCTGGTGACGGCGACGGGGCAGGAGGTGCGCCTCGGTGCTGGCGATACGGAAGTCAAGCTCCAGCGGCTGGCGCGCGTTCGACGCGAGCTCAGCACAAGGGGGCTTGCGGCCGCGATCATTCGCCTGGATAACCGTGCCCGACCGGGTTGGGTGGCGGTGAGGCTTTCGAGTGGGTCCGACTCCGAGAGGAGCGGGGGCTCGACGCAGTGA
- the ftsA gene encoding cell division protein FtsA has translation MAKQKSGEIIVGLDIGTTKICAIVGELTDSGIDIIGIGTHPSKGLRKGVVVNIEATVSSIRRAVEEAELMAGAEISHVYTGIAGGHIKGFNSQGIVAVKDKEVRDADIARVIDAAKAVAIPLDREVIHVLPQEFIIDDQGGIKEPLGMAGVRLEAKVHIVTGAVSSAQNIVKCANRTGLNVSDIVLQPLASAEAVLSEDEKELGVCLVDIGGGTTDIAIFSGGSIVHTAVIALGGNNLTSDIAIGLRTPAHEAERIKQKYGCALASMINKDETIEVPSVGGRQPRVLGRQILSEILEPRVEEIFQLVHREIQKCGYEDLLASGIVITGGSTLLAGMPELAEEVLGLPVRRGMPRGIGGLVDVVKSPMYATGVGLVVYGAKHMDRRMFRIREDGNVYKKVKGRMREWLEEIF, from the coding sequence ATGGCGAAGCAGAAGTCGGGGGAGATCATCGTCGGCCTCGACATCGGCACGACGAAGATCTGCGCCATCGTCGGCGAGCTGACCGATAGCGGTATCGACATCATCGGTATCGGTACGCATCCGTCGAAGGGATTGCGCAAGGGCGTCGTGGTCAACATCGAGGCCACGGTGTCGTCCATCCGGCGCGCCGTGGAGGAAGCCGAGCTGATGGCCGGGGCGGAGATCTCCCACGTGTACACGGGGATCGCCGGCGGCCACATCAAGGGCTTCAACTCCCAGGGCATCGTCGCGGTGAAGGACAAGGAGGTCCGCGACGCGGACATCGCGCGCGTCATCGACGCGGCGAAGGCGGTGGCCATCCCGCTGGACCGGGAGGTCATCCACGTCCTGCCGCAGGAGTTCATCATCGACGACCAGGGCGGCATCAAGGAGCCCCTGGGCATGGCCGGTGTGCGCCTGGAGGCCAAGGTGCACATCGTCACGGGCGCCGTCTCCAGCGCGCAGAACATCGTGAAGTGCGCCAACCGCACGGGCCTGAACGTCTCCGACATCGTGCTCCAGCCGCTGGCCTCCGCGGAGGCGGTGCTGAGCGAGGACGAGAAGGAGCTGGGCGTGTGCCTCGTCGACATCGGCGGCGGCACCACGGACATCGCCATCTTCTCCGGCGGCTCCATCGTCCACACGGCGGTGATTGCGCTGGGCGGCAACAACCTGACGAGCGACATCGCCATCGGCCTGCGCACCCCCGCGCACGAGGCCGAGCGCATCAAGCAGAAGTACGGCTGCGCGCTCGCGTCCATGATCAACAAGGACGAGACGATCGAGGTCCCCAGCGTGGGCGGCCGTCAGCCGCGCGTCCTGGGCCGGCAGATCCTCTCGGAGATCCTCGAGCCGCGCGTGGAGGAGATCTTCCAGCTGGTGCACCGGGAGATCCAGAAGTGCGGCTACGAGGACCTGCTCGCGTCCGGCATCGTCATCACCGGCGGCTCCACGCTGCTGGCGGGCATGCCGGAGCTGGCGGAAGAGGTGCTGGGCCTGCCGGTGCGCCGGGGCATGCCGCGCGGCATTGGCGGCCTGGTGGACGTGGTCAAGAGCCCCATGTACGCCACGGGTGTGGGCCTGGTCGTCTACGGGGCCAAGCACATGGACCGCCGCATGTTCCGCATCCGCGAGGACGGCAACGTCTACAAGAAGGTCAAGGGCCGGATGCGCGAGTGGCTGGAGGAGATCTTCTAG
- the murB gene encoding UDP-N-acetylmuramate dehydrogenase — protein sequence MEAGQVTPLAARVARLPGLDVKPGEPLAPLISVRVGGPAEALVRPRSPDALVDLLRLARDEGVPVTVLGGGANTLVGDGGVPGLTVKLPSDLFPEALDVGPDDGRVTLGAGAAIARLINVMRAQGLVGAEFLAGIPGTLGGAVTMNAGTKNGECFRVLEAVEVATADGVGWLTKAQVPHTYRHATLPAGGIVTRVRFHLPKGDLVASKTAMDADLGYRKRTQPLSQPNFGSVFTNPPGDHAGRLIELVGLKGHTLGRAQVSTLHANWIVNLGGAAARDVRGLITLMQERVREATGVVMHPEVKSVGVFLP from the coding sequence ATGGAGGCGGGGCAGGTGACACCGCTCGCGGCGCGCGTGGCGCGGCTGCCGGGCCTGGACGTGAAGCCGGGCGAGCCCCTGGCGCCCCTCATCAGCGTGCGCGTGGGCGGTCCGGCGGAGGCCCTGGTGCGGCCTCGCTCGCCGGATGCGCTGGTGGACCTCTTGCGCCTGGCCCGCGACGAGGGCGTGCCCGTGACGGTGCTGGGCGGCGGGGCCAACACGCTGGTGGGCGACGGCGGCGTGCCGGGGCTCACCGTGAAGCTCCCCTCGGATTTGTTCCCGGAGGCGCTGGACGTGGGCCCGGACGACGGCCGGGTGACGCTGGGCGCGGGCGCGGCCATTGCCCGGCTCATCAACGTGATGCGCGCGCAGGGCCTGGTGGGCGCGGAGTTCCTCGCGGGCATCCCCGGCACCCTGGGCGGCGCCGTCACCATGAACGCGGGCACCAAGAACGGCGAGTGCTTCCGCGTGCTGGAGGCCGTGGAGGTCGCCACCGCGGACGGAGTGGGGTGGCTGACGAAAGCGCAGGTGCCGCACACCTACCGTCACGCCACGCTGCCCGCGGGAGGTATCGTCACGCGCGTGCGCTTCCACCTCCCCAAGGGCGACCTCGTGGCCAGCAAGACGGCCATGGACGCGGACCTGGGCTACCGGAAGCGCACGCAGCCCTTGAGTCAGCCCAACTTCGGCAGCGTGTTCACCAACCCGCCGGGCGACCACGCCGGGCGGCTCATTGAACTCGTGGGCCTGAAGGGGCACACCCTGGGGCGCGCGCAGGTGTCCACCCTGCACGCGAACTGGATCGTCAACCTGGGCGGCGCGGCCGCTCGCGACGTGCGGGGCCTCATCACCCTGATGCAAGAGCGGGTGAGGGAAGCCACCGGCGTCGTCATGCACCCCGAAGTCAAATCCGTCGGAGTCTTCCTGCCATGA
- the ftsW gene encoding putative lipid II flippase FtsW, whose amino-acid sequence MKTSPPAAPVRFDPILLCAVLALVALGLVMTYSASAVLAQDKLGDSLYFLKRQLSAAGLGLVAMAVAMKLGWRKLARMAYPLLLIAIVLLIAVAIPGIGTTAGGARRWIRLPGFSLQPAEIAKFAWLVYLSYSLAKKREKVATFSIGFLPHLALCGILVLLCMLQPDFGSSVLLVFMLFVLLFAAGTKLSYLVGSVLLALPLAFVAVATSPYRMKRILAFLDPWAHRHDVGYQVAESLMSIGSGGITGLGLGDGRQKLFFLPEAHTDFIFSILGEELGLIGVGLLVVLYAVVLWRGVRAALAAGETFGTYLGLGISSIIAFQATVNMCVAMGLLPTKGLTLPFVSYGGTSLVVLMGSAGVLLSLSANTQGASRPVRTGTTDLREVTA is encoded by the coding sequence ATGAAGACCTCTCCTCCGGCCGCCCCCGTGCGGTTCGATCCGATCCTCCTGTGCGCGGTGCTGGCGCTGGTGGCGCTGGGCCTGGTGATGACGTACTCGGCCAGCGCCGTGCTCGCGCAGGACAAGCTGGGCGACAGCCTCTACTTCCTCAAGCGCCAGCTGTCCGCCGCGGGCCTGGGCCTCGTGGCCATGGCGGTGGCCATGAAGCTGGGGTGGCGCAAGCTGGCGCGCATGGCGTACCCGCTGCTGCTCATCGCCATCGTGCTGCTCATCGCGGTGGCCATCCCGGGCATCGGCACCACGGCGGGCGGCGCGCGGCGGTGGATCCGCCTGCCGGGCTTCAGCCTCCAGCCGGCGGAGATCGCCAAGTTCGCGTGGCTCGTGTACCTGTCCTATTCGCTGGCGAAGAAGCGGGAGAAGGTGGCCACGTTCTCCATCGGCTTCCTGCCGCACCTGGCCCTGTGCGGCATCCTGGTGCTGCTGTGCATGCTCCAGCCGGACTTCGGCAGCAGCGTGCTGCTGGTGTTCATGCTCTTCGTGCTGCTGTTCGCGGCGGGCACGAAGCTGTCGTACCTGGTGGGCTCGGTGCTGCTCGCGCTGCCGCTGGCCTTCGTCGCCGTCGCGACCAGCCCCTACCGCATGAAGCGCATCCTCGCGTTCCTGGACCCATGGGCCCACCGGCACGACGTGGGCTACCAGGTGGCGGAGTCGCTGATGTCCATCGGCTCGGGCGGCATCACCGGCCTGGGGCTGGGCGACGGCCGGCAGAAGCTGTTCTTCCTGCCGGAGGCGCACACGGACTTCATCTTCTCCATCCTCGGCGAGGAGCTGGGGCTCATCGGTGTGGGGCTGCTGGTGGTGCTGTACGCCGTCGTCCTGTGGCGCGGCGTCCGCGCGGCCCTGGCGGCGGGGGAGACCTTCGGCACGTACCTGGGCCTGGGCATCAGCTCCATCATCGCGTTCCAGGCCACGGTGAACATGTGCGTGGCCATGGGGCTGCTCCCCACGAAGGGCCTGACGCTGCCGTTCGTGTCCTACGGCGGCACGTCGCTGGTGGTGCTGATGGGGTCGGCGGGCGTGCTGTTGTCGTTGAGCGCCAACACCCAGGGCGCGTCGCGGCCGGTGCGCACGGGCACGACGGACCTGCGGGAGGTGACGGCGTGA
- the murG gene encoding undecaprenyldiphospho-muramoylpentapeptide beta-N-acetylglucosaminyltransferase: MKVLIAGGGTGGHLFPGIALAEEVVTRHPANEVVFVGTEKGLEARVVPKEGYPLELVKVQGLKGKGLLGLIKGLIALPLAFLASLRILSRQKPDVVVGVGGYASGPVVLAAWLMGIPTAIQEQNALPGLTNKVLGRIVKVVFTSFEEARKHFPEAKVQMIGNPIRKKLMDNYLRSSAAHEKFSVLIFGGSLGARGLNNRVLEALDSLADVKDQISIVHQTGKLDLENVKKGYADRGFADVAQVVEFIDDMSSAYAKADLVICRAGATSLAELTVCKKPSILVPFPHATDNHQEVNARALVDVGAAIMFRESELTGLKLAETLRGLMTDPATLKQMAKKAGILGRPAAAKELADVCVDLTTQAWGPGGRDRGQKDVKKAPGSKA, encoded by the coding sequence GTGAAGGTGCTCATCGCGGGCGGCGGCACCGGCGGCCATCTGTTCCCGGGCATCGCGCTGGCGGAGGAGGTCGTCACGCGCCATCCGGCCAACGAAGTGGTCTTCGTGGGCACGGAGAAGGGCCTGGAGGCGCGCGTGGTGCCCAAGGAGGGCTACCCGCTGGAACTGGTGAAGGTGCAGGGGCTCAAGGGCAAGGGCCTCCTCGGCCTCATCAAGGGGCTCATCGCGCTGCCGCTGGCGTTCCTCGCGTCGCTCCGCATCCTGTCGCGTCAGAAGCCGGACGTGGTGGTGGGCGTGGGCGGCTACGCGAGCGGCCCGGTGGTGCTGGCCGCGTGGCTGATGGGCATCCCCACCGCCATCCAGGAGCAGAACGCGCTGCCCGGGCTCACCAACAAGGTGCTGGGCCGCATCGTGAAGGTCGTCTTCACCTCCTTCGAGGAGGCGCGCAAGCACTTCCCCGAAGCCAAGGTGCAGATGATTGGCAACCCCATCCGCAAGAAGCTGATGGACAACTACCTGCGCAGCAGCGCGGCGCACGAGAAGTTCTCCGTCCTCATCTTCGGCGGCAGCCTGGGCGCGCGCGGCCTCAACAACCGCGTGCTGGAGGCGCTGGACTCCCTGGCCGACGTGAAGGACCAGATCTCCATCGTCCACCAGACGGGGAAGCTGGACCTGGAGAACGTGAAGAAGGGCTACGCGGACAGGGGCTTCGCGGACGTGGCGCAGGTGGTGGAGTTCATCGACGACATGTCCTCCGCCTACGCGAAGGCGGACCTGGTCATCTGCCGCGCGGGCGCCACGTCGCTGGCGGAGCTGACGGTGTGCAAGAAGCCCAGCATCCTGGTGCCCTTCCCGCACGCCACGGACAACCACCAGGAGGTCAACGCCCGCGCGCTGGTGGACGTGGGCGCGGCCATCATGTTCCGCGAGTCGGAGCTCACCGGGCTGAAGCTGGCGGAGACGCTGCGCGGCCTGATGACGGACCCGGCGACGCTCAAGCAGATGGCGAAGAAGGCGGGCATCCTGGGCCGCCCCGCCGCGGCGAAGGAGCTGGCGGACGTGTGCGTGGACCTCACCACCCAGGCCTGGGGCCCGGGCGGCCGCGACCGAGGGCAGAAGGACGTGAAGAAGGCACCGGGGAGCAAGGCATGA